In one window of Nocardia brasiliensis DNA:
- the nuoH gene encoding NADH-quinone oxidoreductase subunit NuoH, which translates to MSDLSLFGHDPLWLVIAKSLAIFVFLLLTPMIAVVAERKIVARMQMRIGPNRIGPYGMLQSIADGVKMALKEDIVPAIVDKPIYILAPVISLIPSVMAFAVIPFGPEVSVLGHRTALQLTDLPVAVLYILAITSIGVYGIVLAGWSSGSTYPLLGGLRSTAQVISYEIAMALCFATVFLLGGTMATSGIVEAQEGTWYVFLLLPSFLIYCVSMVGETNRAPFDLPEAEGELVGGFHTEYSSLKFAMFMMAEYINMATVSALATTLFLGGWHAPWPLNMWDGANSGWWPVLWFTAKVWMFLFVFIWLRGTLPRLRYDQFMNLGWKLLIPTSLLWVMLVATARVLQAEGYHVQTPFLVIGGLLLSGLMIGMFLRAGRRAGAAPPAEPEPAVPTADSAVFLGFPTPPLPERPRAAATPGLLDPLAGFAVTAATMFKKPNTEFYPEQKVPTAPRYHGRHQLNRHPDGLEKCIGCELCAWACPADAIFVEGADNTETARFSPGERYGQVYQINYLRCIGCGLCIEACPTRALTMTNDYEMTDDNRADLIYEKDRLLAPLQPGMTAPPHAMYPGTDEGDYYRGNVPGGASDTNGAHAVNGSDDSKQPAVAGVEGGAR; encoded by the coding sequence ATGAGTGATCTGAGTCTTTTCGGCCACGATCCGTTGTGGCTGGTGATCGCGAAGTCGCTGGCCATCTTCGTGTTCCTGCTGCTCACCCCGATGATCGCGGTGGTCGCGGAGCGAAAGATCGTGGCGCGCATGCAGATGCGCATCGGCCCGAACCGGATCGGCCCGTACGGCATGCTGCAGAGCATCGCCGACGGCGTGAAGATGGCGCTCAAGGAAGACATCGTCCCGGCCATCGTGGACAAGCCGATCTACATTCTGGCACCGGTCATTTCGCTGATCCCGTCGGTGATGGCGTTCGCGGTGATCCCGTTCGGGCCCGAGGTGTCGGTGCTCGGCCATCGCACCGCGTTGCAGCTGACCGACCTGCCGGTGGCGGTGCTCTACATCCTGGCGATCACCTCGATCGGGGTGTACGGGATCGTGCTCGCCGGCTGGTCGTCGGGTTCGACCTATCCGCTGCTGGGCGGGTTGCGCTCGACCGCGCAGGTGATCTCCTACGAGATCGCGATGGCACTGTGCTTCGCCACCGTATTCCTGCTCGGCGGCACCATGGCCACCTCCGGCATCGTCGAGGCGCAGGAGGGCACCTGGTATGTCTTCCTGCTGCTGCCCTCGTTCCTCATCTACTGCGTCTCGATGGTCGGTGAGACCAACCGGGCGCCGTTCGACCTGCCCGAGGCCGAGGGCGAACTCGTCGGCGGCTTCCACACCGAGTACTCCTCGCTCAAGTTCGCCATGTTCATGATGGCCGAATACATCAACATGGCAACGGTTTCCGCGCTGGCGACCACCCTGTTCCTGGGTGGCTGGCACGCGCCGTGGCCGCTGAACATGTGGGACGGCGCGAACAGCGGCTGGTGGCCGGTGCTCTGGTTCACCGCCAAGGTGTGGATGTTCCTGTTCGTGTTCATCTGGCTGCGCGGCACGCTGCCGCGCCTGCGCTACGACCAGTTCATGAATCTGGGCTGGAAGCTGCTGATCCCGACCTCGCTGCTGTGGGTGATGCTGGTGGCCACCGCGCGGGTGCTGCAGGCCGAGGGCTATCACGTGCAGACGCCGTTCCTGGTGATCGGTGGCCTGCTGCTCTCGGGCCTGATGATCGGGATGTTCCTGCGGGCCGGCCGCAGGGCGGGCGCGGCACCGCCCGCCGAGCCGGAACCCGCTGTGCCCACCGCGGATTCGGCGGTGTTCCTCGGCTTCCCGACCCCGCCACTGCCCGAACGTCCGCGCGCGGCGGCCACGCCGGGCCTGCTCGATCCGCTGGCCGGGTTCGCGGTCACCGCGGCGACCATGTTCAAGAAGCCGAACACCGAGTTCTATCCGGAGCAGAAGGTCCCGACGGCGCCGCGCTATCACGGGCGACACCAGCTCAACCGGCACCCGGACGGACTGGAGAAGTGCATCGGCTGCGAACTGTGCGCCTGGGCCTGCCCCGCCGACGCCATCTTCGTCGAGGGCGCGGACAACACCGAGACGGCCCGGTTCTCGCCCGGTGAACGCTACGGGCAGGTCTATCAGATCAACTACCTGCGCTGCATCGGCTGCGGACTCTGCATCGAGGCGTGCCCGACCCGCGCGTTGACGATGACCAACGACTACGAGATGACCGACGACAACCGCGCCGACCTCATCTACGAGAAGGACCGCCTGCTCGCGCCGCTGCAGCCCGGCATGACCGCGCCGCCGCACGCGATGTACCCGGGCACCGACGAGGGCGACTACTACCGCGGCAACGTGCCGGGCGGGGCGTCCGACACCAACGGGGCGCACGCGGTGAACGGCTCCGACGATTCCAAACAGCCCGCCGTGGCGGGCGTGGAAGGAGGGGCGCGGTGA
- a CDS encoding NADH-quinone oxidoreductase subunit M, which produces MTDFPWLTILWAAPVLGAVIVLLLPAGQRLLARVLALSVSVAVLIFAVVLAVRFDPGGAQYQFVEDHEWIPAFGAGYTVGLDGIALVLVLLTTALVPLLILAGWHDDREVGSGRRVSHTYVALTLLVEAMVLISFVSLDILLFYVFFEAMLIPMYFLIGGFGPRSADAQLRAQRSRAAVKFLLYNLFGGLIMLAAVIGLYVVTARDGLGAGGSGTFDFRVVVAAANSGQLGAAPAVLNALFLGFMFAFAVKAPLWPLHTWLPDAAVAATPSSAVLMMAVVDKVGTFGMLRYCLMLFPSASDTYAPLVITLAVIGILYGALLAIGQTDVMRLIAYTSISHFGFIILGIFAMTSQGQTGATLYMVNHGISTAALFLIAGFLVSRKGSRLIAEFGGVQKVAPVLAGTFFISGLATLSLPGLAPFVSEFLVLIGTFGRYQFAAVVATGALVLAAVYVLWLYQRMMTGPVKEGNERLYDLVPRELAVVVPLIAALLFLGVYPKPMLNFINPAVSQTLTTIGKHDPAPAVPEAGKADQPGGVHK; this is translated from the coding sequence GTGACGGACTTTCCCTGGTTGACCATCCTGTGGGCGGCGCCCGTGCTCGGCGCCGTGATCGTGCTGCTGTTGCCCGCGGGGCAGCGGTTGCTCGCGCGAGTGCTCGCGTTGAGCGTCTCGGTCGCGGTGCTCATCTTCGCGGTGGTGCTCGCGGTGCGCTTCGATCCCGGTGGGGCGCAATACCAGTTCGTCGAGGACCACGAGTGGATCCCGGCGTTCGGCGCGGGCTACACCGTCGGCCTCGACGGGATCGCGTTGGTGCTGGTGCTGCTCACCACCGCACTCGTGCCGCTGCTGATCCTGGCGGGCTGGCACGACGACCGGGAGGTCGGCAGCGGCCGCCGGGTCTCGCACACCTACGTCGCGCTCACCCTGCTGGTCGAGGCGATGGTGCTGATCTCGTTCGTCTCGCTGGACATCCTGCTGTTCTACGTCTTCTTCGAGGCGATGCTCATCCCGATGTACTTCCTGATCGGCGGCTTCGGGCCACGGTCGGCGGACGCGCAGTTGCGCGCGCAGCGATCGCGGGCCGCGGTGAAGTTCCTGCTGTACAACCTGTTCGGCGGGCTGATCATGCTGGCCGCGGTGATCGGGTTGTACGTGGTGACCGCGCGCGACGGGCTCGGCGCGGGCGGCTCGGGCACCTTCGACTTCCGGGTCGTAGTGGCGGCCGCGAACTCCGGCCAGCTCGGCGCGGCGCCCGCGGTGCTCAACGCGCTGTTCCTCGGGTTCATGTTCGCGTTCGCGGTGAAGGCGCCGCTGTGGCCGCTGCACACCTGGCTGCCGGACGCCGCCGTGGCCGCGACGCCGTCGAGCGCGGTGCTCATGATGGCGGTAGTCGACAAGGTCGGCACCTTCGGCATGCTGCGCTACTGCCTGATGCTGTTCCCCAGCGCCTCGGATACCTATGCGCCGCTGGTGATCACGCTCGCGGTGATCGGCATCCTCTACGGTGCGCTGCTGGCGATCGGCCAGACCGACGTGATGCGGTTGATCGCCTACACCTCGATCTCGCACTTCGGCTTCATCATCCTCGGCATCTTCGCGATGACCAGCCAGGGCCAGACCGGGGCGACGCTGTACATGGTCAACCACGGCATCTCCACCGCGGCACTGTTCTTGATCGCCGGATTCCTGGTCTCCCGCAAGGGTTCCCGGCTCATCGCAGAGTTCGGCGGGGTGCAGAAGGTGGCGCCGGTGCTGGCCGGCACGTTCTTCATCTCGGGCCTGGCCACCCTCTCGCTGCCCGGCCTCGCGCCGTTCGTCAGTGAATTCCTGGTGCTGATCGGCACCTTCGGCCGCTACCAGTTCGCCGCCGTCGTCGCGACCGGCGCGCTGGTGCTGGCCGCGGTGTATGTGCTCTGGCTCTACCAGCGGATGATGACCGGGCCGGTCAAGGAGGGTAACGAGCGCCTCTACGACCTGGTGCCGCGTGAACTCGCGGTGGTGGTGCCGCTGATCGCGGCCCTGCTGTTCCTGGGCGTCTATCCGAAACCGATGCTGAACTTCATCAATCCCGCGGTGAGTCAGACGTTGACGACCATCGGCAAACACGATCCCGCACCGGCGGTTCCGGAGGCGGGCAAGGCCGATCAGCCTGGAGGTGTTCACAAGTGA
- a CDS encoding NADH-quinone oxidoreductase subunit J, whose protein sequence is MNEFILAAEPLTRTSTGEAVNFWVLAPLATMGALGMVFARKAVHSAICLAATMVILAVFYMAQDALFLGVVQIVVYTGAVMMLFLFVLMLVGVDSAESLRENLRGQRFAAAAVGLGFGLLLISGIARGIRESGIAFPATGFAGRDVIGELAELIFVRYVWAFELTGALLITATIGAMVLAHREQFGPRIGQREMSIRRFRQAGHRPTPLPTPGVYARHNAVDIPARLPDGSFEELSVSTILRHRRTRALTEAAVISVGTETTSDEEGKR, encoded by the coding sequence GTGAACGAATTCATCCTTGCCGCAGAGCCGCTCACCCGCACCTCCACCGGCGAGGCGGTGAACTTCTGGGTGCTCGCCCCGTTGGCCACGATGGGCGCGCTCGGCATGGTCTTCGCCCGCAAGGCGGTGCACTCGGCGATCTGCCTGGCCGCGACGATGGTGATCCTGGCGGTGTTCTACATGGCCCAGGACGCCCTGTTCCTCGGCGTGGTGCAGATCGTGGTGTACACCGGCGCGGTCATGATGCTGTTCCTGTTCGTGCTCATGCTGGTCGGCGTCGACTCCGCGGAATCGCTGCGGGAGAACCTGCGCGGGCAGCGGTTCGCGGCGGCTGCGGTGGGTCTCGGTTTCGGCCTGCTGCTGATCAGCGGCATCGCCCGCGGCATCCGCGAGTCCGGCATCGCCTTCCCGGCAACCGGTTTCGCCGGGCGCGACGTGATCGGCGAGCTCGCCGAGCTGATCTTCGTGCGCTACGTGTGGGCCTTCGAACTCACCGGCGCGCTGCTCATCACCGCCACCATCGGCGCGATGGTGCTGGCGCACCGTGAACAGTTCGGGCCGCGCATCGGACAGCGGGAGATGTCGATCCGCCGCTTCCGCCAGGCCGGGCACCGGCCCACCCCGCTGCCCACCCCCGGCGTGTACGCCAGGCACAACGCGGTCGACATCCCGGCCAGGCTGCCCGACGGCTCCTTCGAGGAACTCTCGGTCAGCACCATCCTGCGGCACCGCCGCACCCGGGCGCTGACCGAGGCGGCCGTCATCTCGGTCGGTACCGAGACCACGAGCGACGAGGAAGGCAAGCGGTGA
- the nuoK gene encoding NADH-quinone oxidoreductase subunit NuoK, with amino-acid sequence MNPENYLFLSALLFTIGAAGVLLRRNAIVVFMCIELMLNAVNLAFVTFARLHANLDGQVFAFFTMVVAAAEVVVGLAIIMTIFRARRSTSVDDANLLKF; translated from the coding sequence GTGAATCCCGAGAACTATCTGTTCCTGTCGGCCCTGCTGTTCACCATCGGCGCGGCGGGTGTGCTGCTGCGGCGCAACGCGATCGTGGTGTTCATGTGCATCGAGTTGATGCTCAACGCGGTGAACCTCGCGTTCGTCACCTTCGCCCGGTTGCACGCGAACCTGGACGGTCAGGTGTTCGCGTTCTTCACCATGGTGGTGGCGGCGGCCGAGGTCGTGGTCGGCCTGGCCATCATCATGACCATCTTCCGTGCCCGCCGCTCGACCTCGGTCGACGACGCCAACCTGCTGAAGTTCTGA
- the nuoN gene encoding NADH-quinone oxidoreductase subunit NuoN — MASYETSLAAAIPAPSIEYGYLSPMLIVFGVAVLSVLVEAFAGRRYRFGGQALLSLAGLIVALVAVVLLAGTDATAVGGAVAVDGVTLFLQGTILVVAILGVLFMAERGADRPVRPRSGPGTWSAAAATLGRGVDAFTPQASSVPGSASEKVALRAGIATTEVFPLTLLAVGGLLLFPAANDLLTMFVALEVLSLPLYLLCGLARRKRLLSQEAALKYFLLGAFSSAFFLYGVALLYGQAGTVRLAGIADAIAAHPDNAMLALLGVAMLAVGLLFKIGTVPFQSWVPDVYQGAPTPVTAFMAAATKIAAVGALLRVLQIAVPGLRDDWRPVLGAIAIATMAVGAVMAITQTDVKRMLAYSAVAHAGFILTGLVAANTKGVAGVLFYLVAYGVGTLGAFALVSLVRDAAGDEATSLSQWAGLGRRSPWLASVFALFLLSFAGIPLTSGFVSKFAVFEAAAAGDATTLVIVGVICSAIAAFFYVRVIVLMFFTDPPTDAPVIVTPFLTTAVVTFGAGATIILGLFPQVLLDLADRAATFAR; from the coding sequence ATGGCCTCCTACGAAACCTCGCTCGCCGCCGCGATACCGGCGCCGAGCATCGAATACGGCTATTTGTCACCGATGCTCATCGTGTTCGGCGTCGCGGTGCTCAGCGTGCTGGTCGAGGCGTTCGCCGGTCGGCGCTACCGGTTCGGCGGGCAGGCGCTGCTGAGCCTGGCCGGACTCATCGTCGCGCTCGTCGCGGTGGTGCTGCTGGCCGGCACCGACGCCACCGCCGTCGGCGGGGCCGTCGCGGTCGACGGCGTGACGCTGTTCCTGCAGGGCACCATCCTCGTGGTGGCGATTCTCGGCGTGCTGTTCATGGCCGAGCGGGGTGCCGACCGTCCTGTGCGGCCGCGCAGCGGGCCAGGCACGTGGAGCGCGGCCGCGGCCACCCTCGGGCGCGGCGTGGACGCGTTCACCCCGCAGGCATCGTCGGTGCCGGGCAGCGCCAGCGAAAAGGTCGCGCTGCGTGCGGGTATCGCGACCACCGAGGTCTTCCCGCTGACCTTGCTCGCCGTCGGCGGCCTGCTGCTGTTCCCGGCCGCCAACGATCTGCTCACCATGTTCGTCGCGCTCGAGGTGCTCTCGCTGCCGCTGTACCTGCTGTGCGGGCTCGCCCGGCGCAAACGATTGCTGTCCCAGGAAGCGGCGCTGAAGTATTTCCTGCTCGGCGCCTTCTCCTCGGCGTTCTTCCTCTACGGCGTCGCGCTGCTGTACGGGCAGGCCGGGACGGTGCGGCTGGCCGGGATCGCCGACGCCATCGCCGCGCATCCGGACAACGCGATGCTCGCGCTGCTCGGGGTGGCGATGCTCGCCGTCGGGCTGCTGTTCAAAATCGGCACGGTGCCGTTCCAGTCGTGGGTGCCCGACGTGTATCAGGGTGCGCCGACACCGGTTACCGCGTTCATGGCGGCCGCCACCAAGATCGCGGCAGTCGGTGCGCTGTTGCGCGTGCTGCAGATCGCGGTGCCCGGCCTGCGCGACGACTGGCGGCCGGTGCTCGGCGCCATCGCCATCGCCACCATGGCCGTCGGTGCGGTCATGGCGATCACTCAGACCGACGTCAAACGGATGCTCGCGTATTCCGCTGTCGCCCATGCCGGTTTCATCCTCACCGGCTTGGTCGCCGCCAACACCAAGGGCGTCGCCGGGGTGCTGTTCTATCTGGTGGCCTACGGCGTCGGCACGCTGGGCGCGTTCGCGCTCGTCAGCCTGGTGCGCGACGCCGCGGGCGACGAAGCAACCTCGTTGAGCCAGTGGGCCGGGCTCGGCCGCCGCTCCCCCTGGCTGGCCAGCGTCTTCGCCCTGTTCCTGCTCTCCTTCGCCGGCATCCCGCTCACCAGCGGATTCGTCAGCAAGTTCGCGGTATTCGAGGCCGCGGCCGCGGGCGACGCCACCACCTTGGTGATCGTCGGCGTCATCTGCAGCGCGATCGCCGCGTTCTTCTACGTCCGCGTGATCGTGCTGATGTTCTTCACCGACCCACCCACCGACGCCCCCGTCATCGTCACCCCGTTCCTCACCACCGCGGTCGTTACCTTCGGCGCCGGCGCCACCATCATCCTCGGCCTCTTCCCTCAGGTGCTGCTGGACCTCGCCGACCGCGCCGCCACCTTCGCCCGCTGA
- the nuoL gene encoding NADH-quinone oxidoreductase subunit L: MDTTALWLLPALPLVGAVVLLLSGRFSDKWGHLLGTAMALGSFVVAGIAFFDMLGRDGDQRAVHTELFQWAPVAGLQVDFGLQLDQLSMCFALLITGVGSLIHIYSIGYMSHDPARRRFFAYLNLFLAAMLLLVLANNYLVLYLGWEGVGLASYLLIGFWHEKPSAATAAKKAFVVNRVGDMGLAIAMFVMFATFGSIDFGTVFAAAPQAGEGTLTAIGLLLLLAACGKSAQVPLQSWLGDAMEGPTPVSALIHAATMVTAGVYLITRSGPIFDLSPDARLGVVLVGAVTLLFGAIIGCAKDDIKKALAASTMSQIGYMMLAAGLGPAGYAFAIMHLLTHGFFKAGLFLGAGSVMHAMDDETDMRRYGGLRTLLPVTYVTFGLGYLAIIGVPPFAGFFSKDKIIEAAFNQGGTSGLVLGTVTLLGAGLTAFYMTRVMLMTFFGERRWKPDTHPHESPAVMTGPMVLLAFGSVAAGALFVFGSALQNWLAPVVGAHHGEETVPAAVVTALALVVVAAGVGFAYYQYAQRTIPETAPQAVSALTVAARKDLYGDAFNEATFMRPGGYLTRALVFLDNRGIDGIVNGTAALIGGLSARIRRVQSGFVRSYALSMFTGAALVAAALLAVRLW; the protein is encoded by the coding sequence ATGGACACCACAGCACTCTGGCTGCTGCCAGCACTGCCGCTCGTCGGCGCGGTCGTCCTGCTGCTGAGCGGACGGTTCAGCGACAAATGGGGTCATCTGCTCGGCACCGCGATGGCGCTCGGGTCGTTCGTGGTCGCGGGAATCGCGTTCTTCGACATGCTCGGGCGCGACGGCGACCAGCGCGCGGTACACACCGAGCTGTTCCAGTGGGCGCCGGTCGCGGGACTGCAGGTCGACTTCGGGCTGCAACTCGACCAGTTGTCGATGTGTTTCGCGTTGCTGATCACCGGTGTCGGCTCGCTGATCCACATCTACTCCATCGGGTACATGAGCCACGATCCAGCACGACGCCGGTTCTTCGCCTACCTCAACCTGTTCCTCGCGGCGATGCTGCTGCTGGTACTGGCGAACAACTACCTGGTGCTCTACCTCGGCTGGGAAGGCGTCGGCCTGGCGTCCTACCTGCTGATCGGGTTCTGGCACGAAAAGCCCTCGGCGGCAACGGCGGCCAAGAAGGCCTTCGTCGTCAACCGGGTCGGTGACATGGGGCTGGCCATCGCGATGTTCGTCATGTTCGCGACCTTCGGCTCGATCGATTTCGGCACGGTGTTCGCCGCGGCGCCGCAGGCGGGCGAGGGCACGCTCACCGCGATCGGGTTGCTGCTGCTGCTCGCCGCGTGCGGCAAGTCCGCACAGGTGCCGCTGCAATCCTGGCTTGGTGACGCGATGGAGGGCCCCACCCCGGTGTCAGCGCTCATCCACGCCGCGACCATGGTGACGGCCGGTGTCTACCTGATCACCCGTTCCGGACCGATCTTCGACCTGTCCCCGGACGCGCGGCTCGGCGTGGTGCTCGTCGGCGCGGTGACGCTGCTGTTCGGCGCGATCATCGGTTGCGCCAAGGACGACATCAAGAAGGCGCTCGCCGCGTCCACCATGAGCCAGATCGGTTACATGATGCTGGCCGCCGGCCTCGGCCCGGCCGGATACGCGTTCGCCATCATGCACCTGCTCACGCACGGCTTCTTCAAGGCCGGGCTGTTCCTCGGCGCGGGTTCGGTGATGCACGCTATGGACGACGAGACCGACATGCGCCGCTACGGCGGATTGCGCACCCTGCTTCCGGTCACCTACGTCACCTTCGGGCTCGGTTATCTGGCGATCATCGGGGTGCCGCCGTTCGCCGGCTTCTTCTCCAAGGACAAGATCATCGAGGCGGCGTTCAACCAGGGCGGCACAAGCGGTTTGGTGCTCGGCACGGTGACGCTGCTCGGCGCGGGCCTCACCGCGTTCTACATGACGCGGGTGATGCTGATGACGTTCTTCGGCGAACGGCGCTGGAAACCCGACACCCATCCGCACGAGTCACCGGCCGTGATGACCGGACCGATGGTGCTGCTGGCGTTCGGCTCGGTCGCCGCGGGCGCGCTGTTCGTCTTCGGTTCCGCACTGCAGAACTGGCTGGCGCCGGTGGTCGGCGCGCATCATGGTGAGGAGACCGTCCCGGCGGCCGTCGTCACCGCGCTCGCGCTGGTCGTGGTCGCCGCGGGCGTCGGCTTCGCCTACTACCAGTACGCGCAGCGCACCATCCCCGAAACCGCGCCGCAGGCGGTGTCCGCGCTGACCGTCGCGGCCCGCAAGGACCTCTACGGTGACGCGTTCAACGAGGCCACGTTCATGCGACCGGGTGGCTACCTGACCCGCGCGCTGGTCTTCCTCGACAACCGCGGCATCGACGGAATCGTCAACGGCACAGCGGCTTTGATCGGCGGACTGTCCGCACGCATCCGCCGGGTGCAGTCCGGGTTCGTTCGCTCCTATGCCCTTTCCATGTTCACCGGCGCGGCCCTGGTGGCTGCCGCCCTGCTGGCGGTGAGGTTGTGGTGA